The following is a genomic window from Amycolatopsis australiensis.
GCCAGCTCACCACCCGGCCGTGCTGCACGGCCACGAGCAGCACCGCGGTCAGGACCGTGACCGCGAGCGCCGCGGCGGTCGCGACGACGTCGGCCGCCACCCGCGGCAGCTTCGGGCCGATCCCGAGCAGCAGGCACGCGGCCAGCAGCGGGACGGCGACGACGAGGGACGGCAGCGCGTTCATCGGCTCAGCCGCGCAGCGCGCGCAGCTCGTCGGGGTCGACCGTCCCGTGCCGCTTGGCGATCTGGATGGTCAGGGCGAGCAGCAGCGCGGTGATCGTCGCCGACACGACGATGTCGGTCAGCGTCATCGCCTGCACCATCGGGTCGACGACGGGCTGCCGCTGGTCCTGCGCCACGATCGGCGCACCGGCGTCGCGCTGGTAGCCGATGCCCAGCAGCAGCACGTACGTCCCGGCCTGGGCCACCGAGAGCGAGACGACGGTGTGGACGAGGTGCCTGCTGCGCACGATGCCCGCCGCGCCGGCCAGCAGCAGCCAGCCCGCGACGCAGTAGCAGGCGAGGCCGGTCACGTGCCCTCCGCCGGGATCAGGGCCTGGTCGAGGAACCGGGACAGCAGCACCACGAACCCGGCCGTCACCTCGATGCCGATCAGGACGCTCAGCACCGGCACGGTCCCGGCCGACAGCAGCGACCCGAACCGGCCCGTCGGCAGCACGTTGGCCAGGAACGCCCCGCCGGCGAGCAGCCCGGTGAGGCCGGTGACGACGTACAGGCCGGTCGCCGCCGCCTCGGCGTACTCGCACCAGTCGATCGGGCGCAGCCGCACGAGCGCCGGGTAGCTGCCGGAGACGTAGAGCAGGTGCCAGCCGGTGGCCAGCACGACGCCGCCCTGGAAGCCGCCGCCGGGGGTGAGGTGGCCGTGCGCCACCACGTCGATGCCGAGCAGCAGCGTCACCGGCAGGACGACGTAGCCGGCGAGCTTGACCACGGGCAGCACGTGCCCGTGCTGGGGCCGCAGCCGCTTCCGTTCCGCCGGGGACGGCTGCAGCAGCGACAGCGCGCCCACGACGGCCGCGGCGACGATCGTCTCCTCACCCAGCGTGTCCAGCGCGCGCAGGTCGAAGTTGACCGAAGACACCAGGTTCGGCGTCGCCCGCGCGATCGCGGCGGGCAGCGCGAGGTCGCGGTAGCCGTGCAGGGCGCCGCCGAACTCGGGCATCCGCAGGAACGCGGTGACGAGCAGCACGGCGACGCCGAGCACGCCGGCCGCGCCCAGCCACGTCCGCGCCCGCCGCGTCACCGCCCGCCCACCTTCCGGATCGTGAGCAGCACGATCAGCGGCACCACGGCCGAGCCGACGGCCAGCTCCGACAGCGCGACGTCCGGGGCCTGCAGCGTGACGAACAGCAGCGCCAGGCAGAGGCTGAACACCGAGAGCGTGATGGCCTGCCGCCGCGGGTCGGACGTGGCCACCACCGCGAACCCCGCGACGGCGACGAAGGCGAGGGCGACGAGCTGCAGGACCGTCGTCACGACGGCAGGTCCTCGTCGATGACGCCCTGCCGCCGCGCCTCGATCCGGCCGACGGCCGACTGCAGCACCGGGCCGGTCACGGCGAGCAGCACGGCGGTGAGCAGGATGGCGCCGGAGCCGAGGTTCCAGCCGTTGGCCAGCGCCAGGCCGAGCCCGACGAGCGGCGCGCCCAGCGTGGTCACCGGCGCGAGCAGGTGCAGCCGGTTGAGCAGCGTGCGCGCCCGCAGCATCGTGCCGGCCGAGACCACGACGACGGCGACGCCGGCGAACACGAGGATCTGCGCGGCCACGGTCATTCCGTCGTCCCCAGCAGCCGGATGAACACGAGGGTGCCGGCGAAGGCCAGCACGGTCAGCGCGAGCGGCAGGATCACCGCGCTGGACGGCCCGTAAGCCTGCACGAGCAGCAGCAGGGTCAGCACGGTGACCGGGCCGGCGAGCTGCAGCCCGGCGAGCCGCCCGACCGCGTCGCCCCGCGCGGCCAGCCACAGCGCCGGGCCGAGGCCGCCCGCCATGAGCAGCACCGCGGCGACCAGCCAGCCGGTCACCGGCGCACCTCGTCCAGCACCCGGGAGCCGCCGTCGAGCAGCCGGTGGACGACCAGCTCGCGGTCACCCGGCGGGGTGGCGACGACCATCGTCCCCGGCGTGCTGCCGACGACGACGGCCGCGCAGGCCGCCCGGGCGTCCTGCACCGCGCCCGGCTCGTCCGGCAGGCTCGCGGTGTCGAACCGGCCCGCCCGCGGGTGGCGCACCACCTCCGCCACGGCCCGCACCGACTCGCGGACGGCGGTGCCGGGCACGGCGAGCGGCCAGCGTGCCCACCGCGCCCGTGGCCGCCACGCCCCGCCGACGGCCCGGCGCGCGGCACGGGCGGCGAACGCGCACGGCACCGCGGCGACGCCCGCGGCCACGATCTCGGGCAGCGACGGCGTCGACAGCGTCAAGACCCACAGGCCGGTCAGGCCGGCCCACCACGGCAGCACCTCGGATGTCACCCGCACGCCACGCGGGATACCCCGTGGCCGGGCCCGCCAACCGGGTCAGCGGGCCGGCAGGTGGCCGCCCATCCGTTCGATCCGCTGGATCGCCGGCTCGGCGAGCACGCCGTGCACCACCACGGACACGGCGACGGCGAGCGCGCCGACCCGCCACAGCACGTCCTGGTGCGCGACGGGCAGCCGGTCGAGGGCGTAGGCGAGGTAGTAGAGCGTGCCGATGCCGCGGACGCCGAAGAAGGCGATCGCCAGCGTCGCGGGCCGCCCGGCCGACGACCCGAGCAGCG
Proteins encoded in this region:
- a CDS encoding sodium:proton antiporter, with translation MTGLACYCVAGWLLLAGAAGIVRSRHLVHTVVSLSVAQAGTYVLLLGIGYQRDAGAPIVAQDQRQPVVDPMVQAMTLTDIVVSATITALLLALTIQIAKRHGTVDPDELRALRG
- a CDS encoding Na(+)/H(+) antiporter subunit B, producing the protein MTTVLQLVALAFVAVAGFAVVATSDPRRQAITLSVFSLCLALLFVTLQAPDVALSELAVGSAVVPLIVLLTIRKVGGR
- a CDS encoding monovalent cation/H(+) antiporter subunit G, with the translated sequence MTVAAQILVFAGVAVVVVSAGTMLRARTLLNRLHLLAPVTTLGAPLVGLGLALANGWNLGSGAILLTAVLLAVTGPVLQSAVGRIEARRQGVIDEDLPS
- a CDS encoding MnhB domain-containing protein is translated as MTRRARTWLGAAGVLGVAVLLVTAFLRMPEFGGALHGYRDLALPAAIARATPNLVSSVNFDLRALDTLGEETIVAAAVVGALSLLQPSPAERKRLRPQHGHVLPVVKLAGYVVLPVTLLLGIDVVAHGHLTPGGGFQGGVVLATGWHLLYVSGSYPALVRLRPIDWCEYAEAAATGLYVVTGLTGLLAGGAFLANVLPTGRFGSLLSAGTVPVLSVLIGIEVTAGFVVLLSRFLDQALIPAEGT
- a CDS encoding Na+/H+ antiporter subunit E — translated: MRVTSEVLPWWAGLTGLWVLTLSTPSLPEIVAAGVAAVPCAFAARAARRAVGGAWRPRARWARWPLAVPGTAVRESVRAVAEVVRHPRAGRFDTASLPDEPGAVQDARAACAAVVVGSTPGTMVVATPPGDRELVVHRLLDGGSRVLDEVRR